In Gordonia phthalatica, one genomic interval encodes:
- a CDS encoding sugar porter family MFS transporter codes for MSDQHAGHADVPIVRVLGVSTAAAVGGFLFGFDSSVVNGAVDAIQGEFALSDLVTGFAVAIALLGCALGAWFAGRLADRWGRKRVMLLGSVLFVASSIGAGLTQTVWDLMLWRIIGGLGIGIASVIAPAYIAEIAPAKFRGALGSMQQLAITLGIFAALLSDAVLADSAGSAANTLWAGMEAWRWMFIVGVVPAVVYGVLSLTIPESPRYLVARGRDAEAARILANVSGEADPDDRVAQIRGTVKREAAASLRDITGPSFGLHPLIWVGIWLAVFQQFVGINAIFYYSTTLWQSVGFSESASFVTSVITAVINVLMTFVAIGFVDRVGRRALLLVGSVGMFIGLLMAAIAFTQVYETLDADGETVSRLPSSWGVLALIGANLFVIAFAASWGPVMWVMLGEMFPNRFRAVALGLCTAVNWISNFIISLLFPAAMGAVGPAVVYGFFALCAAISFVYVRGRVPETKGMELEEMG; via the coding sequence ATGAGCGACCAGCACGCCGGTCATGCCGACGTCCCGATCGTCCGTGTTCTCGGCGTCTCCACCGCGGCAGCGGTCGGCGGCTTCCTGTTCGGGTTCGACAGCTCTGTCGTCAACGGCGCGGTCGACGCCATTCAGGGCGAGTTCGCGCTGTCGGACCTGGTGACCGGGTTCGCGGTCGCGATCGCTCTGCTCGGCTGTGCGCTCGGCGCGTGGTTCGCCGGCCGCCTCGCGGACCGCTGGGGGCGCAAACGCGTCATGCTCCTGGGTTCGGTCCTGTTCGTGGCGTCGTCGATCGGCGCCGGCCTCACCCAGACCGTCTGGGATCTGATGCTCTGGCGCATCATCGGCGGTCTCGGCATCGGCATCGCCTCGGTGATCGCACCTGCGTACATCGCCGAGATCGCGCCCGCCAAGTTCCGCGGTGCCCTCGGCTCCATGCAGCAGTTGGCGATCACCCTCGGCATCTTCGCGGCCCTCCTGTCCGACGCGGTCCTCGCCGACAGCGCGGGATCGGCCGCCAACACGTTGTGGGCGGGCATGGAGGCGTGGCGGTGGATGTTCATCGTCGGCGTCGTCCCCGCGGTGGTCTACGGCGTGCTCTCGTTGACGATCCCCGAGTCGCCCCGCTATCTGGTGGCGCGCGGCCGCGACGCCGAGGCGGCGCGCATTCTGGCGAACGTCTCGGGGGAGGCCGACCCCGACGATCGGGTCGCGCAGATCCGCGGCACCGTCAAACGGGAGGCCGCGGCGTCGCTCCGCGACATCACCGGTCCCAGCTTCGGCCTGCACCCCTTGATCTGGGTCGGCATCTGGCTGGCGGTGTTCCAGCAGTTCGTCGGCATCAACGCGATCTTCTACTACTCGACGACCCTGTGGCAGTCGGTCGGCTTCTCGGAGTCCGCATCGTTCGTGACTTCGGTGATCACCGCCGTCATCAACGTGCTGATGACCTTCGTGGCGATCGGCTTCGTCGACCGCGTCGGCCGTCGCGCGCTGCTGCTGGTCGGCTCGGTCGGCATGTTCATCGGCCTCCTGATGGCCGCCATCGCGTTCACCCAGGTGTACGAGACGCTCGACGCCGACGGCGAGACCGTCTCCCGGTTGCCGTCGTCGTGGGGCGTGCTCGCGTTGATCGGCGCCAACCTGTTCGTCATCGCGTTCGCCGCCAGCTGGGGACCGGTGATGTGGGTGATGCTCGGCGAGATGTTCCCGAACCGGTTCCGCGCTGTCGCCCTGGGCCTGTGCACCGCGGTCAACTGGATCTCGAACTTCATCATCTCGCTGCTGTTCCCCGCAGCGATGGGTGCGGTGGGGCCGGCCGTCGTGTACGGCTTCTTCGCCCTGTGCGCGGCCATCTCGTTCGTCTATGTCCGCGGTCGCGTCCCCGAGACCAAGGGCATGGAGCTCGAGGAGATGGGGTAG
- a CDS encoding alpha/beta hydrolase family protein: MISARKRLARTLLATSAAAAVTVGSLAGAHALAEPESAPAAPGGQTAGSVYANRVVDTARLMSGAASGQQFSYWSQGSDERLHLTTAVLLEPKGTTPAAGWPVVVWAHGSSGWSASCAPTARADADDRAAVNRLLNHGYAVIAPDYAAVGAPGSPQYSDVEATAHNLVDAVRAAADIGRSDLSPKWSVVGQAQGAAAAVSLARNATRWQTGKLDFRGGTATSIPAGYGDLVAGLSPSSTAVPTAVVADVLYTLASQDAAELEPILSKRGAALVEQAQSLCTEALIKEIGGTQLSDLVSKPLASNAKLAASLRKSLAIPTLGFNRPILMSQRLVDNTVVVPNSLRYITEAQFASNKVKMSTYLTGDEKDGERQEQAAVDAFVKGLF; this comes from the coding sequence ATGATCTCCGCCAGGAAGCGGCTCGCCCGCACCCTCCTCGCCACCTCTGCCGCGGCAGCGGTGACGGTCGGCTCCCTCGCCGGTGCGCACGCCCTGGCCGAACCGGAGAGTGCGCCCGCTGCCCCGGGCGGTCAGACCGCCGGGTCGGTGTACGCGAACCGCGTCGTCGACACCGCACGCCTCATGTCGGGGGCCGCCAGCGGTCAGCAGTTCAGCTACTGGTCCCAGGGATCCGATGAACGTCTGCACCTGACCACCGCGGTGCTGCTGGAACCGAAGGGCACCACGCCCGCCGCGGGGTGGCCGGTGGTCGTGTGGGCGCACGGATCCAGCGGGTGGAGTGCGTCGTGCGCGCCCACCGCGAGGGCCGACGCCGACGACCGCGCCGCCGTCAACCGGCTGCTGAACCACGGCTACGCGGTCATCGCCCCCGACTACGCCGCCGTCGGCGCTCCGGGCTCACCGCAGTACTCCGACGTCGAGGCCACCGCCCACAACCTGGTCGACGCGGTCCGCGCCGCGGCCGACATCGGGCGGTCCGACCTCTCGCCGAAGTGGTCGGTGGTCGGCCAGGCGCAGGGAGCGGCTGCCGCCGTGTCCCTCGCACGCAACGCCACTCGGTGGCAGACCGGCAAGCTCGACTTCCGCGGCGGCACCGCCACCAGCATCCCGGCCGGGTACGGCGACCTCGTCGCAGGCCTGAGTCCGTCGTCGACCGCGGTCCCGACCGCCGTCGTCGCCGACGTCCTCTACACCCTGGCCTCCCAGGACGCCGCCGAGCTGGAGCCGATCCTGTCCAAGCGCGGCGCCGCCCTCGTCGAGCAGGCGCAATCCCTGTGCACCGAGGCCCTGATCAAGGAGATCGGCGGCACCCAGCTCTCCGACCTGGTGAGCAAGCCGCTCGCCTCCAATGCGAAGCTCGCCGCCTCGCTGCGCAAGTCGCTCGCGATCCCGACCCTCGGATTCAACCGACCGATCCTGATGAGCCAGCGCCTGGTCGACAACACCGTCGTCGTCCCGAACTCGCTGCGCTACATCACCGAAGCGCAGTTCGCGAGCAACAAGGTCAAGATGAGCACCTACCTCACCGGAGACGAGAAGGACGGTGAACGCCAGGAACAGGCCGCCGTCGACGCCTTCGTGAAGGGGCTGTTCTAG
- a CDS encoding thiamine ABC transporter substrate-binding protein — MSFSGAFSGLRRRGRTVITAALAVSLVATSAACASGTDSAKEVVLLSHSSFQLPQKLIDRFQDQTGMKLKVVDSGDAGQLSAVVSLTPGSPKGDAVFGIDNTFAARPIEAGALTPYTPAAAKDGAADYAVKGSEGQLTAVDRGDVCINIDDAWFDKNDIPAPTKFDQLTDPKYRDLTVLLDPSTSSPGMGFLLATIGKFGPRAEDYWRGMIDNGAQIVSGWTVAYDQIFSAGAGHGDRPIVVSYASSPAATPGTSALLDSCFAQVEYIGVLRGAANTEGAKKLVDFMLTPDVQAALPTSMYVYPVQNGVALPESWRTSAPVPAWTVTMDPAYIKAHREEWLNQWRAVVKK, encoded by the coding sequence ATGTCATTCTCGGGAGCATTCTCCGGCCTCCGGCGACGCGGCCGCACCGTGATCACGGCGGCCCTCGCGGTGAGCCTGGTCGCGACCTCCGCGGCCTGCGCCTCCGGCACCGACAGTGCGAAGGAGGTGGTGCTCCTCTCGCACAGCTCGTTCCAGCTCCCGCAGAAGCTGATCGACCGCTTCCAGGATCAGACGGGCATGAAGCTCAAGGTGGTCGACTCCGGTGACGCCGGTCAACTGTCGGCCGTCGTCTCGCTGACCCCGGGTTCGCCGAAGGGCGACGCGGTCTTCGGTATCGACAACACCTTCGCCGCCCGCCCGATCGAGGCCGGCGCCCTGACCCCCTACACCCCGGCGGCCGCGAAGGACGGTGCCGCCGACTACGCGGTGAAGGGCTCGGAGGGGCAGCTGACGGCGGTCGACCGCGGCGACGTCTGCATCAACATCGACGACGCGTGGTTCGACAAGAACGACATCCCGGCACCCACCAAGTTCGATCAACTGACCGATCCGAAATACCGCGACCTGACCGTCCTGCTGGACCCGTCGACGTCGTCGCCCGGCATGGGCTTCCTGCTGGCCACGATCGGCAAGTTCGGTCCCCGCGCCGAGGACTACTGGCGCGGCATGATCGACAACGGCGCGCAGATCGTCTCCGGCTGGACCGTCGCCTACGACCAGATCTTCAGCGCGGGGGCCGGTCACGGAGATCGGCCGATCGTCGTCTCGTACGCGTCGAGCCCCGCTGCGACGCCCGGCACCAGTGCGCTGTTGGACTCCTGCTTCGCTCAGGTGGAGTACATCGGAGTCCTGCGCGGCGCGGCCAACACCGAGGGCGCGAAGAAGCTCGTCGACTTCATGCTGACCCCCGACGTGCAGGCGGCGCTACCGACCTCCATGTACGTGTACCCGGTCCAGAATGGGGTGGCGCTGCCGGAGAGCTGGCGCACCAGCGCGCCCGTCCCGGCGTGGACCGTGACGATGGATCCGGCCTACATCAAGGCCCACCGTGAGGAGTGGCTGAACCAGTGGCGGGCCGTCGTCAAGAAGTGA
- a CDS encoding ABC transporter permease gives MAEPVAGRRQEVTSAQSSEPGARDRRRTPVALRLATLIPALFVAVLFVWPIVALVRRAGEVGGGSGVGDRLADVDGWHLLGVTLLQAAASSALSLLVAAPIVWLLATVRLRGAAVLRVIVTVPFVLPTVVVGVAFRALLTGPLDFLGVDGGWVAILMAHVFLNVAVVVRVVTAAWLQVDPRTVEAARSLGATPLRAFWDVVVPRIAPAIAAAAALILLFCSTSFGVIVILGNGTARTLETEIYQQAIAEFRIPEAVALSMLQIAVVAGALVVARLVGSRGTVSGVSAAGREGRRPVRGWLWAPVAATLAWLGLWLLLPVASLAVRSVRPDGREWTLAGYRALADTTYGDSALGALRYSVTSALAAMVLAVVIGFLVAVSVTRGGGWAAQVTALLAVLPLGVSAVTLGFGYLLVVSTLPPELSQSPLVIPSVQALLAVPVVAGIMIPALAQVPRGLRDAARVLGARPLWVLISVDVRLTVRSLCAAAGFAFVMAIGEFGATTFLARPDTTTLPVMIGSLMAKPGLDNLATAMAASVVLVTVSAAVIAAIEILGVGGTDSTRSASSTKETV, from the coding sequence GTGGCTGAACCAGTGGCGGGCCGTCGTCAAGAAGTGACGTCGGCCCAGAGCTCCGAGCCCGGCGCACGCGATCGACGTCGGACACCTGTCGCGCTGCGGCTCGCGACGCTGATCCCGGCCCTGTTCGTCGCGGTGCTGTTCGTCTGGCCGATCGTCGCGTTGGTCCGCCGCGCGGGTGAGGTCGGCGGCGGATCGGGGGTCGGGGACCGCCTGGCCGACGTCGACGGCTGGCACCTGCTCGGGGTCACCCTCCTGCAGGCCGCCGCGTCGTCGGCGCTGTCGCTGCTGGTCGCGGCACCGATCGTCTGGCTGCTCGCGACCGTCCGACTGCGGGGTGCGGCCGTGCTCCGCGTCATCGTCACGGTGCCCTTCGTGCTGCCGACGGTCGTCGTCGGCGTCGCGTTCCGCGCCCTGCTGACCGGTCCGCTGGACTTCCTCGGCGTCGACGGCGGCTGGGTCGCGATCCTGATGGCGCATGTCTTCCTCAACGTGGCCGTGGTGGTGCGCGTGGTGACCGCGGCCTGGCTGCAGGTGGATCCGCGGACCGTCGAGGCGGCCCGGTCGCTCGGAGCCACACCGCTGCGAGCGTTCTGGGACGTGGTGGTCCCGCGCATCGCGCCTGCGATCGCCGCGGCCGCGGCACTGATCCTGCTCTTCTGCTCCACCAGCTTCGGCGTCATCGTGATCCTCGGCAACGGCACGGCCCGCACGCTCGAGACCGAGATCTACCAGCAGGCCATCGCCGAATTCCGCATCCCCGAGGCGGTGGCCCTGTCCATGCTGCAGATCGCGGTGGTCGCGGGCGCGCTGGTGGTGGCCCGCCTGGTCGGGAGCCGCGGCACCGTCAGCGGAGTGTCCGCAGCGGGGCGTGAGGGTCGACGGCCGGTCCGCGGATGGCTGTGGGCCCCGGTGGCGGCGACCCTGGCGTGGCTCGGCCTCTGGCTGCTCCTGCCCGTCGCATCGCTGGCCGTCCGCTCGGTCCGGCCCGACGGGCGAGAATGGACGCTGGCCGGCTACCGGGCGCTGGCCGACACCACCTACGGGGACTCGGCGCTCGGTGCGCTCCGATACTCCGTGACGAGCGCCCTGGCCGCGATGGTGCTGGCGGTCGTCATCGGCTTCCTCGTCGCCGTCTCGGTGACCCGCGGCGGCGGCTGGGCCGCCCAGGTGACCGCGCTGCTCGCGGTGCTCCCGCTCGGCGTCAGCGCCGTCACCCTCGGCTTCGGCTATCTCCTGGTGGTCTCCACGCTGCCGCCGGAACTGTCGCAGTCCCCGCTGGTGATCCCGTCGGTGCAGGCGCTGCTCGCGGTGCCGGTGGTCGCCGGAATCATGATCCCCGCCCTCGCGCAGGTACCCCGCGGCCTGCGCGACGCCGCCCGCGTCCTCGGGGCCCGCCCGCTCTGGGTGCTGATCTCGGTGGACGTGCGACTGACCGTCCGATCCCTGTGCGCGGCCGCCGGATTCGCGTTCGTGATGGCGATCGGCGAGTTCGGCGCCACCACCTTTCTCGCCCGCCCCGACACCACCACGCTGCCGGTGATGATCGGCTCGCTGATGGCCAAACCCGGCCTGGACAACCTCGCCACCGCCATGGCGGCGTCGGTGGTCCTGGTGACGGTCAGCGCCGCGGTCATCGCCGCGATCGAGATCCTCGGTGTCGGCGGCACCGACTCGACCCGATCCGCCTCGTCGACGAAGGAGACCGTCTAG
- a CDS encoding ABC transporter ATP-binding protein: protein MLTLHGVTVRYGRFDALTAVDWSVGTGEATVTALLGPSGCGKSTLLRAVAGLEPVAEGSIAWDGQPLDGVAPHRRDFGVVFQDGQLFPGRTVRQNIAYGLARRGIRGTQARDRVDEMLRLVRLDGYGDRAPAALSGGQAQRVALARALAPRPRLLLLDEPLAAVDSQLREELAEGIGEIVREAGTPTVLVTHDHREAALMADTVSVMRAGRIVQTDAASRLWHRPVDAETAEFLGARAVIGGTLHRGVLTTAMGEVALTDETTFGTLPDGPCRVALRPEALVADVDPDGDGVVEHAAALVSSWRVRLRVGDAVYDGVSSQPVTPGTRVRPRLDAGALAVIG from the coding sequence ATGCTGACCCTGCACGGCGTGACCGTCCGCTACGGACGGTTCGACGCCCTCACCGCCGTCGACTGGTCCGTCGGCACGGGGGAGGCCACGGTCACCGCGCTGCTGGGGCCGTCCGGGTGCGGCAAGTCGACGCTGCTGCGTGCGGTCGCCGGGCTGGAGCCGGTGGCCGAGGGATCGATCGCGTGGGACGGGCAGCCGCTCGACGGCGTCGCCCCGCACCGCCGTGACTTCGGTGTCGTCTTCCAGGACGGACAACTGTTCCCCGGGCGCACCGTCCGGCAGAACATCGCCTACGGCCTCGCCCGTCGCGGCATCCGCGGGACCCAGGCGCGCGACCGCGTCGACGAGATGCTCCGCCTGGTGCGGCTCGACGGATACGGCGACCGCGCCCCCGCAGCCCTCTCCGGTGGCCAGGCGCAGCGCGTGGCCCTCGCGCGGGCGTTGGCCCCGCGGCCGCGACTCCTCCTGCTCGACGAACCGTTGGCCGCCGTCGACTCGCAACTGCGCGAGGAACTGGCCGAGGGGATCGGGGAGATCGTCCGCGAGGCCGGGACGCCCACGGTCCTGGTCACCCACGACCATCGCGAGGCCGCCCTCATGGCCGACACCGTGTCGGTGATGCGCGCGGGACGGATCGTGCAGACCGATGCCGCGTCGCGACTGTGGCACCGGCCCGTCGACGCGGAGACCGCTGAGTTCCTCGGCGCTCGTGCCGTCATCGGGGGCACCCTGCACCGCGGGGTGCTGACCACTGCGATGGGGGAGGTCGCGCTGACCGACGAGACGACCTTCGGGACCCTGCCCGACGGGCCCTGCCGCGTCGCGCTGCGGCCGGAGGCGCTCGTGGCCGACGTGGACCCGGACGGGGACGGCGTCGTCGAGCATGCGGCGGCCCTGGTCTCGTCGTGGCGGGTCCGGCTCCGCGTGGGCGACGCGGTGTACGACGGCGTGAGCTCGCAGCCGGTGACCCCGGGCACGCGGGTGCGACCGAGGTTGGACGCCGGTGCGCTGGCGGTGATCGGATGA
- a CDS encoding (deoxy)nucleoside triphosphate pyrophosphohydrolase, giving the protein MTDPVLVVAGAVLAGHRMLVAQRDYPEEVAGLWELPGGKVETGESPAEALVRELCEELDVVVSVGAALHDAVRPKPGLTLIAMRAEIVSGTPRALEHRAVRWVDSAELAALVEAGRMVPNDLGWAQEMVAELRTKRREPS; this is encoded by the coding sequence ATGACCGACCCGGTCCTGGTGGTCGCGGGCGCCGTGCTCGCCGGCCATCGAATGCTGGTGGCGCAGCGCGACTATCCGGAAGAGGTCGCGGGTCTGTGGGAGCTGCCGGGAGGCAAGGTGGAAACGGGCGAGTCGCCCGCGGAGGCGCTCGTCCGGGAATTGTGTGAGGAACTCGACGTTGTGGTCTCCGTCGGCGCCGCGCTGCACGATGCGGTTCGTCCGAAACCCGGTCTCACGCTGATTGCGATGCGCGCCGAGATCGTGTCGGGGACTCCGCGAGCACTGGAGCATCGAGCGGTGCGCTGGGTCGATTCCGCGGAGCTGGCCGCGCTCGTCGAGGCGGGTCGGATGGTGCCGAACGACCTCGGCTGGGCACAGGAAATGGTCGCTGAACTGCGAACTAAGCGGCGCGAGCCTTCTTGA
- the typA gene encoding translational GTPase TypA yields the protein MSAGTNFRNVAIVAHVDHGKTTLVDAMLRQSGVFGERAELVDRVMDSGDLEREKGITILAKNTAVHRRQPDGTDYIINVIDTPGHADFGGEVERALSMVDGVVLLVDASEGPLPQTRFVLRKALAASLPVILVVNKTDRPDARIGEIVTESQDLLLDLASDLDDEAAEAAELALELPVLFASGRAGVASTEQPANGEVPNAENLDALFDVLINSVPAPKGDAEAPLQAHVTNLDASPFLGRLGLVRIHNGTLRKGQQVAWMREVNGEPVVERAKITELLVTLGVDRAPAEEAVAGDIVAVAGMSEIMIGDTLADPDNPVALPRISVDEPAISAVIGTNTSPLAGRIKGHKLTARMVKDRLDSELIGNVSLRVQDIGRPDAWEVQGRGELALAILVEQMRREGFELTVGKPQVVTRQVDGKTHEPFEHLTIDVPEEYLGAVTQLLAARKGRMEQMNNHGSGWVRMEFEVPSRGLIGFRTDFMTETRGTGIANAVFHEYAPWAGEIRARHTGSLVSDRSGTVTPFAMIQLADRGTFFCHPGDDSYEGHVVGINPRAEDLDINVTREKKLTNMRQSSADVMETLAKPMDLDLEAAMEFCAADECVEVTPEVCRVRKVNLDASTRARERSRAKSRDANA from the coding sequence GTGAGCGCTGGTACCAACTTCCGCAACGTCGCGATCGTGGCACACGTCGACCACGGCAAGACCACCCTGGTCGACGCGATGCTGCGTCAGTCCGGCGTGTTCGGTGAGCGCGCCGAACTCGTCGACCGCGTCATGGACTCCGGCGACCTCGAGCGCGAGAAGGGCATCACCATTCTCGCGAAGAACACCGCGGTTCATCGTCGCCAGCCCGACGGCACCGACTACATCATCAACGTCATCGACACCCCCGGCCACGCCGACTTCGGCGGCGAGGTGGAGCGCGCGCTGTCGATGGTCGACGGTGTGGTCCTGCTGGTCGACGCCTCCGAGGGCCCGCTGCCGCAGACCCGCTTCGTGCTCCGCAAGGCGCTCGCCGCGTCGCTCCCGGTGATCCTGGTCGTCAACAAGACCGACCGTCCCGACGCACGCATCGGCGAGATCGTCACCGAGTCCCAGGACCTGCTGCTGGATCTGGCGTCCGACCTCGACGACGAGGCCGCCGAAGCCGCCGAGCTGGCCCTGGAACTCCCGGTCCTGTTCGCCTCGGGTCGCGCGGGTGTCGCCAGCACCGAGCAGCCGGCGAACGGCGAGGTCCCGAACGCGGAGAACCTCGACGCCCTCTTCGACGTCCTCATCAACAGCGTCCCCGCCCCGAAGGGCGACGCCGAGGCACCGCTGCAGGCGCACGTCACCAACCTCGACGCGTCGCCCTTCCTCGGCCGCCTCGGCCTGGTCCGCATCCACAACGGCACCCTCCGCAAGGGCCAGCAGGTCGCGTGGATGCGCGAAGTGAACGGCGAACCGGTGGTCGAGCGCGCCAAGATCACCGAGCTCCTCGTGACCCTCGGCGTGGACCGCGCTCCCGCCGAGGAGGCCGTCGCGGGCGACATCGTCGCCGTGGCCGGCATGTCGGAGATCATGATCGGCGACACCCTCGCCGACCCGGACAACCCCGTCGCCCTGCCGCGCATCTCGGTCGACGAGCCCGCCATCTCGGCGGTCATCGGCACCAACACCTCGCCGCTCGCCGGCCGCATCAAGGGTCACAAGCTGACCGCCCGCATGGTCAAGGATCGCCTCGACTCGGAGCTCATCGGCAACGTGTCGCTCCGCGTGCAGGACATCGGCCGCCCCGACGCCTGGGAGGTCCAGGGCCGCGGTGAGCTGGCGCTGGCCATCCTCGTCGAGCAGATGCGCCGCGAGGGCTTCGAGCTGACCGTCGGCAAGCCCCAGGTGGTCACCCGCCAGGTGGACGGCAAGACCCACGAGCCGTTCGAGCACCTCACCATCGACGTCCCCGAGGAGTACCTCGGCGCCGTCACCCAGCTGCTCGCCGCACGCAAGGGCCGCATGGAGCAGATGAACAACCACGGCTCCGGCTGGGTTCGGATGGAGTTCGAGGTGCCCTCGCGCGGCCTCATCGGCTTCCGCACCGACTTCATGACCGAGACCCGCGGCACCGGCATCGCCAACGCAGTCTTCCACGAGTACGCACCGTGGGCGGGCGAGATCCGCGCCCGCCACACCGGCTCGCTGGTCTCCGACCGCTCGGGCACGGTGACTCCGTTCGCCATGATCCAGCTGGCCGACCGCGGCACCTTCTTCTGCCACCCGGGCGACGACAGCTACGAGGGCCACGTGGTGGGCATCAACCCGCGCGCCGAGGACCTCGACATCAACGTCACCCGCGAGAAGAAGCTGACCAACATGCGTCAGTCGTCGGCCGACGTGATGGAGACCCTCGCGAAGCCGATGGACCTGGACCTCGAGGCGGCCATGGAGTTCTGCGCCGCCGACGAGTGCGTCGAGGTGACCCCCGAGGTCTGCCGCGTGCGCAAGGTCAATCTCGATGCGAGCACCCGCGCCCGCGAGCGCTCGCGCGCCAAGAGCCGCGACGCCAACGCGTGA
- a CDS encoding ABC transporter family substrate-binding protein has product MRTVRARISAIAVAGLIGLSATACMADPPPPVRETLPTHTPNEYPDERTVTIATDTIGAGFNPHLGADQGTVTTAIAAMTLPSPFVPVNTADGVEWRMNDALLTSAEITSYQPFTVEYKIVNDAQWSDGLPVTGDDFHYLWEQMSRQPNVLGAAGYRAVSDVQTSGGGKVVTVTFGDAYPEWRQLFNYLLPSHTLRSDPTGFQTGMDKGKPVTAGPFQIYSIDRSRDEVRLIRNDRYWRKPPEVDQVVLRRAGTPQQMAQTIRNGDSTLAALPSGAASAAELGAIPGVVDGRLPTTRALAVNANARSETMRERNVRAAILGMLDGRLITAAAAGDTVVTPFANTVFAPSDPEYTPIDRARPSNAEILDLLASAGYRPGTPAPREEKPTDPSESPTSTPTAPAPADVPGLPTGIAPIQNGGKDLTIRIGATNTDERTMSAAETMADQLRSRGVRASVVGMSNTELYGQALTSGRVDLVVGWTGVGGSPAVQFASQVACQAPPKGTEAGAHTVEPESESTPDGTALPTTAPPTGTATTKPERTVAADDSYTGNISGLCDPQLMALAAEAMRVDGADNALQQAEPLLAQQAVYLPIFQDTMFAAVTDRIAGVSLDGPLQVGVFGGADRWTLK; this is encoded by the coding sequence ATGAGGACCGTGCGGGCGCGTATCTCCGCGATCGCGGTGGCCGGGCTGATCGGTCTGTCTGCGACGGCCTGCATGGCGGATCCGCCGCCACCGGTGCGCGAGACCCTCCCGACGCACACCCCGAACGAGTACCCGGACGAGCGCACGGTCACCATCGCCACCGACACCATCGGCGCGGGCTTCAACCCCCACCTCGGCGCCGATCAGGGCACCGTCACCACGGCCATCGCCGCGATGACCCTGCCGAGTCCGTTCGTTCCGGTCAACACCGCGGACGGGGTGGAGTGGCGGATGAACGACGCGCTCCTGACTTCCGCCGAGATCACCTCGTACCAGCCGTTCACCGTCGAATACAAGATCGTCAACGACGCCCAGTGGTCCGACGGACTGCCGGTGACCGGCGACGACTTCCACTACCTGTGGGAGCAGATGTCCCGGCAGCCCAACGTGCTCGGGGCGGCCGGCTACCGTGCGGTGTCCGATGTGCAGACCTCCGGCGGCGGCAAGGTCGTGACGGTCACCTTCGGCGACGCCTACCCGGAGTGGCGACAGCTGTTCAACTACCTGCTGCCCAGCCACACGCTGCGATCGGATCCCACCGGCTTCCAGACCGGGATGGACAAGGGCAAGCCGGTCACGGCCGGCCCGTTCCAGATCTACTCGATCGACCGTTCGCGCGACGAGGTCCGCTTGATCCGCAACGACCGCTACTGGCGCAAGCCGCCCGAGGTGGATCAGGTGGTGCTCCGCCGCGCGGGTACGCCGCAGCAGATGGCGCAGACCATCCGCAACGGTGACTCCACGCTGGCCGCACTCCCGTCCGGCGCCGCCTCGGCCGCCGAACTCGGCGCCATTCCCGGCGTCGTCGACGGCCGACTGCCGACCACGCGGGCGCTCGCCGTCAACGCGAACGCGCGGTCGGAGACCATGCGTGAGCGCAACGTCCGGGCCGCAATCCTCGGCATGCTCGACGGCCGACTCATCACCGCCGCGGCGGCGGGCGACACCGTCGTGACCCCGTTCGCGAACACCGTCTTCGCCCCGTCCGACCCCGAGTACACCCCGATCGATCGGGCACGGCCGTCGAACGCGGAGATCCTGGACCTGCTGGCGTCCGCCGGGTACCGGCCCGGCACCCCGGCTCCCCGCGAGGAGAAACCGACCGACCCATCGGAGTCGCCCACGTCGACGCCCACCGCGCCCGCCCCCGCAGACGTGCCGGGCCTGCCGACGGGCATCGCCCCCATCCAGAACGGAGGCAAGGACCTCACGATCCGGATCGGCGCCACCAACACCGACGAGCGGACCATGTCGGCGGCCGAGACCATGGCTGATCAACTGCGGTCGCGCGGCGTCCGCGCCAGCGTCGTCGGCATGTCGAACACCGAGCTGTACGGGCAGGCGCTGACCTCCGGGCGGGTGGACTTGGTGGTCGGATGGACCGGAGTGGGCGGCAGTCCGGCCGTCCAGTTCGCCTCCCAGGTGGCCTGTCAGGCGCCGCCGAAGGGCACCGAGGCCGGTGCGCACACCGTGGAGCCGGAGAGCGAGTCGACGCCCGACGGGACCGCTCTGCCGACCACGGCACCGCCGACCGGCACCGCGACGACCAAACCCGAGCGGACCGTCGCCGCGGACGACAGCTACACCGGGAACATCTCCGGACTGTGCGATCCGCAGCTGATGGCCCTGGCCGCGGAGGCGATGCGCGTCGACGGCGCCGACAACGCCCTGCAGCAGGCCGAGCCGCTGCTCGCGCAGCAGGCGGTGTACCTGCCGATCTTCCAGGACACGATGTTCGCGGCCGTCACCGATCGGATCGCCGGAGTCTCCCTCGACGGTCCGCTGCAGGTCGGCGTGTTCGGCGGAGCCGACCGCTGGACGCTGAAGTGA